A segment of the Leptolyngbya sp. NIES-3755 genome:
ATCGCGCCTGTGGGTTGTCCTCCGCCATTCGGACTCATAATCTGCCAGAAAATCGTATGGTTCAAATGCCCTCCAGCATTGTTTCGGACTCGCTGCCGCAGGTTTTCTGGAACTGCATTGAGATTCCGCAACATCGCTTCAATGCTTAGTTTCTGTAAATTCGGCTGATCTTTCAACGCACTATTGAGATTATCCACATAAGATTTGTGATGTCGATCGTGGTGGATTTGCATCGTTTTTTCATCGATCGCTTTACTCAAGGCATCGGCTGGATAAGGAAGCGGTGGCAATTGAGCCGGGGAAGCACTCAGGGTTCGATCGACATAAGCGACTGGACGATCGGCAACCGGAGAGGCGGCTGGAGTGGGAGTTTGAGATACAGCGGTTTCGTTCGGTTGGCAAGCAACTACGAGAAATCCAAGCACAAATACAACTGCAACGGTAATCGGATGCTTCAATACTCTGAACATAAGCTACCTACAAGATGGGTTACTTCTAAGGTTTGCGGTGATTATGACTAAAAAGTGACACACTTTAGTTGGGTCTGTCTACTTTCTAACTTCTACGAATCGATCTCTGTTTTGGTTTCAACCATTTTCTATTTATCAGCGATCGATGACCTTTGCATTTCTATTGCTTCCTTGGTGAATGCGGCAAATCTTAATCGCTCCCTAAAGCCCTCAGAAGGGGCGAGTCAGGAATGAGCACTAAAGAAAAAGCCCTGCCTTGAAACCGATCAAAGCAGGGTTAAATCGATCGATGAAAATTAACTATCGTTGTGCAACTTCCACAAACAGTTCGTCATAGTCCTTCGCAAAGTTCACTCGAACATCAGCAAACTCACCAGGGCTAACTGCTTGACTGAGAACTGTCATTACCGTTCTTGCATGAGAAGCAGCGGTTTCGATATCCACGCCTTCTCGGTTTGCAACGCGAGTGTAGAACTCTTCGATCTTGAAGTTATCACCCATTTGTCCCTCGCGTCCGCGCAGACAGTCACCTAGTTCTGCTGGAAGTTGTGCGGCTAAGTTACTTGCTTCATCACCGAGCAATCTTTCGCGCATCGTTTCCAAAACAGCTTTCGTAGACTTGATCGCAGAATCACGATCGCTAAATTGTCCCGACTCTTTTACCGTTTTAATAAACTGATCGTAGTTCATGATCTGGCTCCCAAAGATGAATCACTGCTTCTAATGGTCGTGAATTTGTCGAAAGTTGAATCTACTTTTTGGTGGAAGTTTAGTAGCGAAATACGGCTGCGATCGGGGCATCGGATGGCATTCGATCGGGTTCTACCGCATACACGGTTCCACCATTGAGGATCGTTTGTAGTGCGGCTGCATCTAACAAATCCTCATCTTCTGGCTGAGCTTCATTGTGAATTTCGATCTCGTTGGTGTCAGGATTGAATCTACCCCAACGTTGAACTCCAACCGGAACAAATAACTGATCAATTCGACCGTAGTAAGCGGCTGGAACAGTTTCTTCGACCTTAGTTGAAATTAACTCAGTGTTCGATAGCTCGTAGTAGTTATTGACGGCTCTCTCTTGTTCCTGAGCAAATAATGGTTCAACGATCGACCAAGCTTGCTCATGGAGAAAACGGATACTATCGTCTTTCACATTGCCAGAAATGCCTTCCTCTAACAGGTGCGGATAGGTATTTGCTTCTCGATAGATCGGCATTAGATATTCCACACAAGCGAGAATCAAGGGTGCACGTTTTCCGTTTAAGAACTCGTGTAACGCATCATCGATCGCATGAAAGAATTGACCATATTGTCGAGTCATATCATCGCGATCGGGTGAACCTTGACCATGAAAGACTCCGGTTCCAGCCGAAGAATTCGTAAAGTTCGATGCGCCGCTCGTTGTTCCAATGCGAAATTGTCCTTGCTGTTCACTTTCATCATATTGAAGGACATCATCCATGTTCTGGGGTAAGTTCGGAACATGAACTTCTCGCATATCATCGCGATCGCCTTCAAACAATTTGACTCGCTTCTGACTGAGTTCCAGCACATAGAATGTACCGTCTCCAGAAAGTAGGGGTAACAGCGGTTTGAGATGGAATTGATCCGTAACAACGACTAATTCAAACAGATCGCGTGGAACTTTGTAGTAGCGATAGAATCCGTCGGTGATAAAGAGTGCAAGCCCACGATCTTGTTGCTGCCAGAAATCATCCTCGCGCTCGATCGCTTCCAAAAGTGGGCGCAGAAATTCATTCGCTTCGTCTTCAGAAAGCCCGGTTTCTTGCATCTTTTGGACTGCTTGCCGAATCAGATTCTTAAAGCGAATTTCATTCTGTCTCGTTTCTGGACCTGCAACGACGGTTGGCATGTAGATCGAAATGCTCCAACTCTTAGGTTGTTCGATCAGTGCCTTGACTTGTTCAACAGTTAAAATGCTCACGAAAACCTCCAAATTTAAGACTGCTTCTGGTCGTTTTCTGTTGCTTCTTCTGTTGGTCGTTCAAACGCCGCTTCGTTCACCGGAGTAACATCTTGATCATCCCGTGTGTAATCCGCTTCCGTAGGTGTATCGCCTGGATTTGGATCAATTTCGCCGTTTTGATTTGTATTCGGTTTAGTTGGGCTGGTTTTTTGACTATTGGATTTCGCCATAACAGTTCTCTAGTACGGTGTATCTTTATTCAACTAACGTCCGAGTAAGCGAAATCCATCGAAAGAAAGGTAAATGTAAAGTTTCGTTTCTACCTCTAAGGTACGTTTCAAACTGGCGAGACTACCCCATCTATAGAGGGTAAGTTCATCGATCGCACGTCAGAGTAGAGGAAATGAGCAGAAGACCCGTTCCCATGATGCAGCCGCTAACTTTTCGACAACAATTTCACCTGTTTGTAGGTCAGTTCAAAACTGATTTATGGGAGTTCGGTAATTTAGCTTGGTTGTTTGCCATTATCGATCGCACAATCACCGCGTTCAAAGATGGATTCCCCTCAGCCCTTGACCTGGTGCAGATCTTTGTGGTGGTATTGCTCGCATTGGGTTGGTTAGTGCTCAGTCCAACTTCTGAAAAAATGATGTTGGATCTCTACGATCGCTTTCAGCCAATTTTCTCATTTGAACCTTCGACTCCAACGCCACCTTCGATCGAGCGATTACAACGATTTGGCTATCAGCAAGCTCTTTCATGGCGCGGTTGGAAAGTGCATCACACCGTCTTTCCAAATCCGAGAAGCGAAGTTCCTATTATCTTTGTACATGGCTTTGGTGGCTCGATTGGACATTGGCGGCAGAATATGTCGGTACTATCCAAATCTCATAGCGTCTATGCCTTGGATTTATTGGGATTTGGAGCTTCGGATAAACCTGATATCAATTACTCGATCGACCTTTGGACAGAGCAACTTTATGAATTCTGGCAATCTTGTGTCGGTAAGCCTGTGATTCTGGTGGGAAACTCGATCGGGTCTTTAATCTGTGCGGTCACTGCTGCGAAATATCCTGAAGTGGTTCGGGGTGTAGCGATGATTAGTTTGCCAGATACATCGAGCCATCACGAAGCGATTCCAGCGATCGTTCGCCCGATCGTACAAGCCATTCAAGATATATTCACGTCTCGCTGGCTGTTGTATCCATTGTTTTTCTTGCTCAGACATCCTCGGATTGTTCGTCGTTGGGCTTCGATGGCTTATGCAGGTCAAGAAGCAATTACCGATGAATTGTTGGAAATTTTGTCGAAACCTGCCCGTGAACGGGGATCAGCCCGCGCCTTCTGTGGAATTCTCAAAGCGATGACGCATCCGAACTTTAGCCCGAATGTTCGATCGATTCTCAGCAATATTCGCACTCCGGTCTTACTACTCTGGGGCAAACAGGATCGAATGATTCCTGCTGCGTCTGCCCGTCAATTTCTTCAGTACAATCCGAATCTCAAACTGATTGAGCTAGATGATGCGGGACATTGCGCCCACGATGAATGCCCAGAGCGCGTCAATGCAGAACTAATCAACTGGATTCGCTCAGAAATTGTTCATCCATCTTCACGACCAAAAGTCCTTCTACAATCCTAGAAGGCTGTAAAATCAAACTGATCTTTAGGTTCAAATGAACCTCTTTGGAGCGGGGTAAATGGCGCTAATTGTTCAAAAGTATGGGGGAACTTCGGTCGGAACGGTCGAACGAATTCAAGCCGTTGCACAACGAGTTAAGAAAACAGTAGATGCTGGAAATTCTGTGGTCGTCGTGGTTTCAGCGATGGGAAAGACCACCGATGGATTGGTGAAACTGGCAACTGAAATTTCTCCGACTCCGAATCGACGTGAGATGGATATGCTGCTTTCGACCGGGGAACAAGTGTCGATCGCGCTTTTGAGCATGGCACTCCAAGAAGCGGGACAGCCTGCTATTTCGCTCACAGGTGCTCAGGTGGGTATTCTCACCGAGTCGCATCATACTCGTGCTCGAATTCTGAAGATTGAAACCGATCGATTAGAGCGCCATTTACAACGCGGTGAAGTGGTCGTTGTGGCTGGCTTCCAAGGAGTCAATAGCACCGAAGATTGGGACATTACGACTCTTGGACGCGGCGGTTCAGATACTTCAGCGGTGGCACTAGCGGCAGCTCTTAAAGCGGACTTCTGCGAAATCTATACCGATGTTCCTGGCATTCTCACGGCTGATCCTCGCTTGGTCGAAGATGCTCAACTGATGAGCGAGATCACTTGCGATGAAATGTTAGAGCTTGCCAGCTTGGGCGCGAAAGTGTTGCATCCTCGTGCAGTGGAGATTGCACGAAACTATGGAATGCCGCTGGTGGTTCGATCAAGTTGGACAGATGATCCCGGAACTTGGGTGCGTTCTCCTAAACCGCTTCCTCGACCGCTGGAAGGCTTAGAAATTGCGCGTCCCGTTGATGCAGTGGAATTTGACACGGATCAAGCGAAAGTTGCCTTGTTACGAGTTCCCGATCGTCCCGGTGTTGCTTCCCGATTGTTCGGTGAAATTGCCTCTCAAAAACTCGATGTCGATCTGATTATTCAATCGATTCACGAAGGTAACACGAATGATATTGCTTTTACCGTTGTCAAAAATTCTCTAGTTCGTGCAGAAGCGGTTGCAAATGCAATCATTCCAGCATTAACCGCAGGCTATCCGATTTCACCTGAACTCGCCCCAGATGTGATGATTCAGCAAAAGATCGCGAAAGTAACGATTGCAGGTGCAGGCATGATCGGTCGTCCGGGTGTCGCGGCTCAGATGTTCTCAACTTTAGCGGATGCGGGCATCAATATTCAGATGATCTCGACTTCTGAAGTAAAAGTGAGTTGCGTGGTTGATGAAGCAGACTGCGATCGAGCGATCGCGGCTTTGTGTGAAGTCTTCGAGGTTTCCCAATCCGGTATGAAAGCCCAGAATGCGATCGTGCCCACTGCCGCAGCCGTTCGAGGAGTTGCATTAGATTTGAAGCAAGCACGAGTGGCAGTTCGACATATTCCCGATCGACCGGGCATGGCGGCGAAGATTTTCCAACTGCTGGCAAAGCATAATATCAGTGTTGATATGATCATTCAGTCGCAGCGGTGTCGAATGATTGATGGCATGATGACCCGCGATATTGCTTTTACGGTGGCGCAAATGGATGCGGATAATGCCAGACAAGCACTAGAAGCAGCGCGATCGGAGATTGGGTATGGAGAAGTGGTTGTTGATAATGCGATCGCGAAAGTGAGCATTGTCGGTTCTGGAATGGTCGGACAGCCAGGAATTGCGGCTCGAATGTTCGAGGCATTGTACAAGCACTCGATTAATATTCAGATGATTGCCACTTCTGAGATTAAGGTGAGTTGTGTTGTGTCAGAGGATCAAGGGGTGATAGCACTTCAAGCGATCCACACTGCATTTGAACTTGCGGGAACTCAACGGATTCAGGTTTCGGCTTGATTGATGCGATCGCATGACAAAGCCAATTACTGAAAATTAAGCTAATTCGACTTGGGACTGCGGCAGAGTAACCGTAACAATTGTTCCTTGATTGACTTGGCTTTCGATCTGAATCTGTCCGTGATGATTCTCGGTAATGGCTTGTGCGATCGCTAATCCCAATCCTGACCCGCCTGTTGCTTTGGTTCTTGCAGGATCAACTCGGTAGAATCGATCAAACAAATTCGCGATCGCATCTTCTGGAATTCCGATTCCGGTATCAATCACTTTCGTTTGTAATCCTGATTTCGATTGTAGTAATTCAACTGTAATCTCTCGATTCTCTGGCGTGTACTTGATCGCATTACTAATTAAATTTGTAAATAATCTCGATAGTTGATCGCGATCGCCTTGAAGCCAATACTCTAAACTACGATCGACTTTGAATGAGAGTGAGATTTCCTTTTCTGCGGCAGTCATTCCTTGCTCTTCCAGGACTTCATCGAGGAGTTCGTCAAGCTCGATCGCGCTTCGTTGCGGTTGCACAATGCCACTATCCTGACGCGCTAGGAACAGCAAATCATCGACTAACTTTCCAAGCCGTCGAGTCAATCGCTCAATCACTTGTAAATGTTGTTGCTGTGTTTGCGGTTCTGGATTCGGATCAGAAAGAGCAACTTGAACATTCGTTTGAATAATCGCGATCGGGTTTCTCAATTCATGGGAAGCATCTGCCGTAAATTGCTTCAACCGCTGATAGGATTCACGAATGGGCTGCATGGCAAGTCCTGAGAGAAACCACCCGATCGCAGCCACAATTCCGATCATCGTGGCAGTTCCAATGCTCAAATCTAGAACGAGCTGACGAGCTGGCTTAGTCACTTCAAACCAAGGATGACTCACTCGTAGATAGCCCAAAACTCGTCGTCCAATCTGAACTCGCTCTGTCACTTGTCTTAAAAGCTGGGTCTCTGAGACATGAACCGTTTCGCCATCTTGATTCAAATGCAGCGGAACAGAGAGCGGCTCAGCAAAGGTAGACCACAGTTGATTTCCATTCGGATCGAACCATTCAATATCAATATGATCATCTTCGAGCGAAATGGAATTATCGCGAAAACTTGCTTCGACATTGACACTCACTTGATCACCGACTGCCTGAATCACGAGCGATCGCTGAACGACTTCGGCAACGTGATTCAAGGTGTCATCAATTCGTTCAATTAATGTCGATCGAACATAGAAATAAAACCCACTGGCAAACACAAACAACAAGATTGCTGTCACGGTGGTATACCAAAGTGCCAATCGTCGCCGCGTCGTTTGAAACATAAGGTAATATCGTTTTGCTGCGTCTCTTAAGTCAATGACTCACGCATTTCAAGGCTTCCTAGAAGAACTGTACCTCAAATATCGAAATCTCAAGGATGGTAAAGTCGCCAGCTACATTCCAGAGTTGGCAAAAGCTGATTCGGATTGGTTTAGCATCAGTGTCGTCACGGTGGATGGGCAAGTGTTTGAAGTGGGAGATTCGAGTCAATTGTTCACGATTCAATCCATCTCAAAAGTGTTTGCGTATGGAATGGCGCTAGAGGATCGTGGACGAGAAATATTATTGCAAAAAGTTGGAGTGGAACCGACAGGCGATCCGTTTGATTCGATTATTCGCTTGGATGAGAACTCGAAGCGACCGGACAATCCGATGGTGAATGCAGGCGCGATCGCAACGACCAGTTTAATCAGAGGACAGAACGCAACTGAGCGAGTAAACCGATTACTAGAAATGTTTCGGAACTATATTGGGCATGATGTTTATATTGATATTTCTGTGTTCATGTCTGAGCGCACCACGGGACACCGAAATCGTGCAATGGCGCATTTGATGTATCACTTCGGTATGATTGAAGAAAACATTGATGAGGAATTAGATTTATATTTTCAACAGTGTTCTGTTTTAGTCAATTGTCATGATCTTGCAGTGATGGCAGCAACATTAGCAAATAAAGGAATAAATCCGATTACAAGTGACCGAGCAGTTAGCACCGAATATATTCGCGATATCTTATCTGTAATGTATACCTGTGGGATGTATACGTATGCGGGAAGATGGTCTTATGATGTCGGTATTCCTGCAAAGAGTGGTGTTTCTGGTGGTATTCTTGCAGTCGTTCCGAATCAGGTTGGAATTGCTGTATTTTCCCCATTACTCGATAGTCATGGGAATAGTATTCGAGGGATTAAAGTTTGTGAAGAACTTTCGCACCATTTTCAACTCCACATGTTTGATCCATCCATGAGTTGTACAAATTTTCTTCAGAAACTTTCAAGCTAAGATTCGTCAACATCCGCGTGGGTCTCTTCAAATCGGGTGTAGGGTTGAAAGTAGGAACTCAAGGGACGAACAATGGCAACGCAACGACAGCGGAAAACGCCCACTCAGAATGGCAACACTTCAGCGATCGCACCAGATCCTACCCCTCACACCGATCTGATGTCACATCTTGATGATTTGAAACATGAATTAGAACAATCGCAACAAAACGAGAAACAGCTTCAAACTACGATCGAACATTTGCAAACTCAAATCGAGCAGCATACGTCGATCGTCCAAAAGTTTGAGTCTCACCTCGACCAATCGAATCAGGTGCAAGCGGAGTTAAAAGAAGCTCAGCAGATGGCACTCAAATTATCCGAAGAAAATAAACACTTGATTGCGGACAAATTGGAACACGCGGAAGAACTCGCTCAACTGCGATCGCAACTGAAACAAGCCCAGCAATCCGACAAAACGGCTCACCTTCAATCAGAACTCGAACACACTCAAAAAGACGCGCTAAAACTGGCTGAAGCAAATCAGAAATTGCTCGAAGAAAATAAACAGCTTGCAAGCTCGAACCAAAAGCTAACCGAAGAAAATCAAGCGCTCAAGGACAAGCCATCAGGAAGCAAATTAGCTCCTAAATCTCCTCCAAAAGCGCCTCTAAATGATTCAGACCTTAGAAGCCATCAGGAGATCATCAGAAAGCGTCAAGCTGCTGCGCTCGCCCACCCTGTCTTTCCAAATGCACCTGCTTCCTCAGCCGATCAAGACTCTAGCTGGTTTGATTAATCGAATCGGTTTCGATCGTGTTTTGCTTCAAAGTCAAGCTCAGGTCCGATCGGTACAATCCGCGTCGGGTTTATCTGAGTTTGGCTCATGTAGTAGTGCCGTTTGATGTGATCTAAATTGCAAGTGGGCTTGATCTGCGGATGTTGATACAACTCCTTGAGATAGTTCCACAAATTTGGATAATCGATAATTCGACGCACATTACATTTGAAGTGGCTATAGTAAACCGAATCAAATCGCAGCAGCGTTGTAAACATGCAAATATCTGCTTCTGTCAGTTGACTTCCGCAGAGATAGCGCTGTTGACCTAAAACGGTTTCCCAGTGATCTAGATTCTCAAATACTTCTTTTACCGCTTCTTCGTAAGCTTCTTGAGAAGTGGCAAAACCCGATCGATAAACCCCGTTATTGATCGGCATGTAGATTTTATCGATCGTGTCGTCAATTCGCTGTTTTAGTGCTTCTGGATACAAATCAATCTCTCGCGTTGCAAATTCACCAAACTCGGTGTCAAACATCCGAATAATTTCACGCGATTCATTGTTGACGATCGTGTTCTGCGCTTTATCCCAAAGCACCGGAACTGTGATTCGTCCCGTATATTTTGAATCCGCCTTGAGGTAGATTTCTTGCAGATACTCCACATGATTCACCTCATCAGGAATCGCGCCCGGAGCATCCGAGAAAAACCAACCTTTGTCACTTAAAACTGCATCCACGATCGATAATCCGATCGTGTCTTCTAATCCTTTGAGCGATCGCATCATCAGCGTCCGATGTGCCCACGGACAAGCCAGCGAGATGTAGAGGTGATATCTATTAGATGCAGCTTGAAACCCGCTGGAGCCGTCTGCTGTAATGCGATCGCGAAACTTAGTGGGGGTGCGATTGAACTTTCCGCTTTTATCGCGTTCATTCCAATCCGTAGTCCATTTCCCATCCACCATCATTCCCAAAGCCATACTTAAATCCCAATATCATCAATCATCAGGTTAGTACAGCTCTTTTCGCTGGAACTCTTTCTTTGGGTGTTAATGCAGCATCACAAATAATCGCTTCTAAATTCGGCATCTCCTGCCAACAATGAGTGCAAAACCAATACACTTTCCCGTGACGAACATGGCGCAATAATCTTTCTGAACAGCAAGGACATTCAGGCATGAGCTTTAACCGTTATTTAAATAGAGGCAATTCTGTGTTTGGTCGTCACACTTGACCCTATCTTAAGGATAAGAGATGATCCCCAGGTCTGCCATCGGAAAACTACCCGTTTTGTGGGTGGAGTTCCCTATAGCAACCTGTTAAATTTAGTGATGCTTTCTACAAATAAATGAATTATTTTGTATACCATCAAACAATCTAATTTCTATCAGAAGAAACAACAATACAAAACATTAACCTTCTAACCTTTAGATCGGATATTTAGTGCTAGGAAATATGGCAAATTTTGCGATCGATATACACAACTGGGGCGGGCTGATCGTTCGATTGGGTTCTGCTTTACTCGCTGGAGGCGCGATCGGATGGGAACGTCAACAGCAACGCAAATCCGCAGGACTGAGAACTCACATGTTGGTCAGCCTTGGAGCGGCGCTTTTTGTGCTGGTTCCGATCGAGGTGAGTGGATCAGTCGATAGTGTCAGTCGCACGATTCAAGGAGTCGCGGCAGGAGTGGGATTTTTAGGAGCAGGAGAAATTTTGCATCGATCGCGCCCGAATCGAAAAAATCAAGAAGTGAAGGGATTAACCTCGGCTGCATCAATCTGGGTCACAGCCGCCTTGGGAATCACAGCAGGAGCCGGGCTTTGGGAATTGACTGTCTTGGGAACTTTTCTAACCTTGCTGACTCTGGTAGGAGTGAAGCGACTCGAAGGTACTCCGTTAATCTCTAGAAATGAGGACTCCGAAGAATGAAGATTCAGCGATTTTGCCGAATCGATCGTAATGGTGATAAAGATCACGAGTAAACTGGTTATAACTAAATTGATCTGCCCTTTGGAAATTTCAATCTTTACTCTCTGCCTCGGATTGCTTCATTTAGAAAAGCGCTTTTAGCGACCTGCCCTTTGTTGTCCTGCTGCTTTCTGTTGTCTAATGAATGCTGATACCTTTGATCGCGGTTCTGATAGCTGTCCGGTTTGTCATCGTACCGGAGGATTGCCTTCTGTCAAATCGGTGGGCGGCTTATTAACCTGTCCTCATTGTCGATCGCGCTTAGTGGTCAGTCTTAGCGGTCACTATGTGCGCGACCCGTTCCGCACGAAAAAGTTATCGAGTCAGCAACTGAGAAAGCAAAGTCGCCCGATCGCTCGGATTCTAAGAGATTCTGGGATTGCGAAACATTCGCCACTCATAGCGATCGTGGGTAGTTTATTGGTCGTCAGCTTTTCAATGGCAGTTCTAAGTCGGGTGGAAAGACTCCCCGATTGGGCAGATCAAATCATTCTCAAAGATGCGGAAACGAAGGATTGAAGATCACGCTATTTTTGTCCAAGTTTTTTCTGCATTTTTGCGAGAATTCGTTTGACAGCAAGTTGGGCTAAACGCGATCGCGTTAACGGTTCGATCGTGGCTGGGTGAGATTGTTTGTGATCGAAAAACTCATTCATCTCGCGTAAGATTACCTCGAATCGATCGAGAATATTTGGAGCACGATATTCATCGAAAAATCTGCTCGATAATGGCGGTTTCGGAGTCTCGATCGCTCTCAAAATTCGCTGCACATCAAACTCGGTCGAGTAGCCCGCAATTTTGTAACAGTTAAAGCCTGGATCGAGATAGTCCGACAATCCACCATTCACACTTGAAAACACTTGACATCCACATGCCATTGCTTCCATCGGTTGCAGTCCAAATCCTTCACTAACGCGCTGTTGTGCCCAATATTCTGCTGAATCGTAGAGATACACTTTAGTGCGATTGAACAGAGTTGCAAGACTATCAACATAACTATCAATCACTTTCACGTTGCATCGTTGTTGAAGCGCGGGAATCAATTGATTTAATAGATATTCAGAAGATTTTCGCGTGTGAATCAGAACATCAATATCGCGATTCAAGCCTTGCACATTGAATTCATCTGAAATCTGATTCGGGAGATAGTAGATCAATGAATTCGGTGAAAGCTGCCCCCAGTACCCTAAAGTATTGCGGCTCACAGTCACGATCGGAACACTCGATGGCAATGTAAATCCATACCCCGAACTATGCGCGTGATAGATCGCATTCAAGTGTTTCAATCGCTTTGCTAACT
Coding sequences within it:
- a CDS encoding alpha/beta hydrolase (similar to AA sequence:cyanobase_aa:LBDG_51510), which gives rise to MSRRPVPMMQPLTFRQQFHLFVGQFKTDLWEFGNLAWLFAIIDRTITAFKDGFPSALDLVQIFVVVLLALGWLVLSPTSEKMMLDLYDRFQPIFSFEPSTPTPPSIERLQRFGYQQALSWRGWKVHHTVFPNPRSEVPIIFVHGFGGSIGHWRQNMSVLSKSHSVYALDLLGFGASDKPDINYSIDLWTEQLYEFWQSCVGKPVILVGNSIGSLICAVTAAKYPEVVRGVAMISLPDTSSHHEAIPAIVRPIVQAIQDIFTSRWLLYPLFFLLRHPRIVRRWASMAYAGQEAITDELLEILSKPARERGSARAFCGILKAMTHPNFSPNVRSILSNIRTPVLLLWGKQDRMIPAASARQFLQYNPNLKLIELDDAGHCAHDECPERVNAELINWIRSEIVHPSSRPKVLLQS
- a CDS encoding glutaminase (similar to AA sequence:cyanobase_aa:AM1_0365), which translates into the protein MTHAFQGFLEELYLKYRNLKDGKVASYIPELAKADSDWFSISVVTVDGQVFEVGDSSQLFTIQSISKVFAYGMALEDRGREILLQKVGVEPTGDPFDSIIRLDENSKRPDNPMVNAGAIATTSLIRGQNATERVNRLLEMFRNYIGHDVYIDISVFMSERTTGHRNRAMAHLMYHFGMIEENIDEELDLYFQQCSVLVNCHDLAVMAATLANKGINPITSDRAVSTEYIRDILSVMYTCGMYTYAGRWSYDVGIPAKSGVSGGILAVVPNQVGIAVFSPLLDSHGNSIRGIKVCEELSHHFQLHMFDPSMSCTNFLQKLSS
- a CDS encoding hypothetical protein (hypothetical protein N9414_06899;~similar to AA sequence:cyanobase_aa:LBDG_51540); translated protein: MNYDQFIKTVKESGQFSDRDSAIKSTKAVLETMRERLLGDEASNLAAQLPAELGDCLRGREGQMGDNFKIEEFYTRVANREGVDIETAASHARTVMTVLSQAVSPGEFADVRVNFAKDYDELFVEVAQR
- a CDS encoding asparate kinase, monofunctional class, putative (similar to AA sequence:cyanobase_aa:LBDG_51500), with translation MALIVQKYGGTSVGTVERIQAVAQRVKKTVDAGNSVVVVVSAMGKTTDGLVKLATEISPTPNRREMDMLLSTGEQVSIALLSMALQEAGQPAISLTGAQVGILTESHHTRARILKIETDRLERHLQRGEVVVVAGFQGVNSTEDWDITTLGRGGSDTSAVALAAALKADFCEIYTDVPGILTADPRLVEDAQLMSEITCDEMLELASLGAKVLHPRAVEIARNYGMPLVVRSSWTDDPGTWVRSPKPLPRPLEGLEIARPVDAVEFDTDQAKVALLRVPDRPGVASRLFGEIASQKLDVDLIIQSIHEGNTNDIAFTVVKNSLVRAEAVANAIIPALTAGYPISPELAPDVMIQQKIAKVTIAGAGMIGRPGVAAQMFSTLADAGINIQMISTSEVKVSCVVDEADCDRAIAALCEVFEVSQSGMKAQNAIVPTAAAVRGVALDLKQARVAVRHIPDRPGMAAKIFQLLAKHNISVDMIIQSQRCRMIDGMMTRDIAFTVAQMDADNARQALEAARSEIGYGEVVVDNAIAKVSIVGSGMVGQPGIAARMFEALYKHSINIQMIATSEIKVSCVVSEDQGVIALQAIHTAFELAGTQRIQVSA
- a CDS encoding integral membrane sensor signal transduction histidine kinase (similar to AA sequence:cyanobase_aa:LBDG_00440); the protein is MFQTTRRRLALWYTTVTAILLFVFASGFYFYVRSTLIERIDDTLNHVAEVVQRSLVIQAVGDQVSVNVEASFRDNSISLEDDHIDIEWFDPNGNQLWSTFAEPLSVPLHLNQDGETVHVSETQLLRQVTERVQIGRRVLGYLRVSHPWFEVTKPARQLVLDLSIGTATMIGIVAAIGWFLSGLAMQPIRESYQRLKQFTADASHELRNPIAIIQTNVQVALSDPNPEPQTQQQHLQVIERLTRRLGKLVDDLLFLARQDSGIVQPQRSAIELDELLDEVLEEQGMTAAEKEISLSFKVDRSLEYWLQGDRDQLSRLFTNLISNAIKYTPENREITVELLQSKSGLQTKVIDTGIGIPEDAIANLFDRFYRVDPARTKATGGSGLGLAIAQAITENHHGQIQIESQVNQGTIVTVTLPQSQVELA
- a CDS encoding hypothetical protein (hypothetical protein MicvaDRAFT_4869;~similar to AA sequence:cyanobase_aa:LBDG_51530); amino-acid sequence: MSILTVEQVKALIEQPKSWSISIYMPTVVAGPETRQNEIRFKNLIRQAVQKMQETGLSEDEANEFLRPLLEAIEREDDFWQQQDRGLALFITDGFYRYYKVPRDLFELVVVTDQFHLKPLLPLLSGDGTFYVLELSQKRVKLFEGDRDDMREVHVPNLPQNMDDVLQYDESEQQGQFRIGTTSGASNFTNSSAGTGVFHGQGSPDRDDMTRQYGQFFHAIDDALHEFLNGKRAPLILACVEYLMPIYREANTYPHLLEEGISGNVKDDSIRFLHEQAWSIVEPLFAQEQERAVNNYYELSNTELISTKVEETVPAAYYGRIDQLFVPVGVQRWGRFNPDTNEIEIHNEAQPEDEDLLDAAALQTILNGGTVYAVEPDRMPSDAPIAAVFRY
- a CDS encoding superoxide dismutase (similar to AA sequence:cyanobase_aa:LBDG_28310), with the translated sequence MFRVLKHPITVAVVFVLGFLVVACQPNETAVSQTPTPAASPVADRPVAYVDRTLSASPAQLPPLPYPADALSKAIDEKTMQIHHDRHHKSYVDNLNSALKDQPNLQKLSIEAMLRNLNAVPENLRQRVRNNAGGHLNHTIFWQIMSPNGGGQPTGAIAQSINQTFGSFENFRKQFNQAGGDRFGSGWVWLVRNPQGQLQIVSTPNQDNPISEGSYPIMGNDVWEHAYYLRYQNRRADYLNNWWNVVNWNEINRRFQAAQQGGT
- a CDS encoding hypothetical protein (similar to AA sequence:cyanobase_aa:LBDG_51520) — encoded protein: MAKSNSQKTSPTKPNTNQNGEIDPNPGDTPTEADYTRDDQDVTPVNEAAFERPTEEATENDQKQS